Part of the Sporomusa termitida genome, GGCTGTGATTAATTCCCAGATTCGCATTGGTAAAGGCCATCCCCGCTATACAGGATGCATTTTGAATGCGTTCTCGCGCCCGGGAATCAGACACATCGTTGTATAAAGTCCTGAGATTGCCAAAAATTAACTGGACCGCCTTCTCCGCCAGTGCATCTGTGCAATCAGTTGCCTCAGTAGAAACATAAGCCTCAATGGCATGCACCAAAGCGTCGATACCGGTGTCGGCCACTACCGTCTGCGGCACGTGCTGAATGCAAGTGGAATCAAGTATAGCGATATCCGGGGCCATCCACTCATCGACAATGCACACTTTTTCGCCCTCCGCAGTAATGACGGAAAAATCCGTCACTTCCGAGCCTGTACCACTTGTCGAAGGAATCGCAATAAACAGTGGTTTCCTGAATTCCTCCCCGGCTGCTTTTCTGAACTGCCAGAGGGAGTATAAAATAGCCTTGGCAGCATCAATGACAGAACCCCCGCCCAATGCAATCATGGTATCGGCCTGAATCTCCAGGTAGCTCTTCATCCCGGCGGCAATGACTTGTACATCCGGATCAGGACGCACTTCTGTAAAAACAGCCGACTTTATCCCTGTTTCATTCAGATAATCGACCGTTTTTTGGAGATATCCCAACTTCTCCATAACCGCATCAGAAACAATAAACGCACAGGAGCCATTGATTTCTTTAAGAAATTCCATGGATCCCTCACTGAAATAAATCTTGGGTTTAATGACAAATTTTCTCATTACCGCCGTCTCCTCAAATCTTCTCGCCACGCGTAAGCTGCTCAAGTAATTTTTTCAGTAATTCATTCAAATCCGGCCTGCTTTCAAGCTGAGTGGAGCAGCAGGTTCCGCTTGTTGCCGCGGCTTCCCCGGTCTGCACACCCTTGGTTATAGCTTCCAGCCGGCGTACGCCATAACCGACTTTCCGGATATTAATCAAGTTCATTGGTGAAATATTATCAGAAGTAATCCCGCCGCCGGCTGCGCCGCATCCCAGGCTCAAGGCCGGGAAAAGGTTGGTTGTCGCGCCGATCCCCCCTAATGTGGCGGGAGTATTCACTAATATTCTGGATACAGGTTTTTTCAGGGCAAATTCCCGGATCACCTGCTCATTCCGGGAGTGAATGACCAGCGTATGTCCCCGGCCCTCATTAACCAGTAATTCTAGGCATTTTTCACAGGCACCCTGCCAGTCCTTTTCAACATAAAAGGCCAGCACCGGGCAGAGTTTTTCTCTGGCATACGGGTTGTCGGGCGACACATATTGTTGTTCGGCGATCAATACTTTCGTATCGCCCGGCACACACAGACCGGCTTGCCGGGCCAGCTCCAGCGCCGGTTTGCCGACAATTGCCGGGTTTAACCTGCCATCAGGCCGGAAAAAAAGCTTACTGAGCTGTTCCGCTTCCTGTCCTGACATGAAATAAGCGCCCTGCCGCCTGAGCTCCTGCCGCACTTCATCGGCAATACAGTCCTCAGCAACGATGGATTGTTCCGAAGCGGAAACAATGCCGTTATCAAAAGTTCTGCTGGTAATTATATCTGCTACCGCCTTTCTTATGTCGGCTGAACGCTCAATAAAGGCGGGCCCGTTACCCGGCCCGCCATAAATGGCCGGTTTTCCGGCTGTATAGGCCGCCCTGACCATCTTAGGTACACCGGTAACCAGAATGAGCGCGGTATCTTTGTGGTTCATCAACTCAACGGTACCGCCGGCCGCCAGCGTCCGTAGATAGCCGACAGCGCCGCAAGGCAATCCGTTTTTTTCCGCCGTCCGTATCAGGATATCCAGCACTTTGCCAATCGTTTTTTTGGCCTTGGGATGAGGGGAAAAAACAATCGCATTGCCGGATTTTATAGCAATCAGGGTTTTATAGATGCTGGTGGATACCGGGTTG contains:
- a CDS encoding 1-propanol dehydrogenase PduQ, which produces MRKFVIKPKIYFSEGSMEFLKEINGSCAFIVSDAVMEKLGYLQKTVDYLNETGIKSAVFTEVRPDPDVQVIAAGMKSYLEIQADTMIALGGGSVIDAAKAILYSLWQFRKAAGEEFRKPLFIAIPSTSGTGSEVTDFSVITAEGEKVCIVDEWMAPDIAILDSTCIQHVPQTVVADTGIDALVHAIEAYVSTEATDCTDALAEKAVQLIFGNLRTLYNDVSDSRARERIQNASCIAGMAFTNANLGINHSLAHALGGTFHISHGRSNALLLSTVIEYNANLNNSADRHVAEKYAKLAAVLQLPARTYREGTINFMQAVKELKKSLGIPDGIRTLGIEQSKFANEVGNMAELALRDRCTPSNPRQPSREDLIGIYQKAF
- a CDS encoding acetaldehyde dehydrogenase (acetylating) — its product is MNRIDNDLLSVQEARILVENAREAQKILATFPQEKLDKIVGHMAEAVYQYARELAVMSQEETGFGQWQDKFVKNVFASDFLYKKIRDMKVVGVIGEDKANQTMEIGVPVGVIVALPPATNPVSTSIYKTLIAIKSGNAIVFSPHPKAKKTIGKVLDILIRTAEKNGLPCGAVGYLRTLAAGGTVELMNHKDTALILVTGVPKMVRAAYTAGKPAIYGGPGNGPAFIERSADIRKAVADIITSRTFDNGIVSASEQSIVAEDCIADEVRQELRRQGAYFMSGQEAEQLSKLFFRPDGRLNPAIVGKPALELARQAGLCVPGDTKVLIAEQQYVSPDNPYAREKLCPVLAFYVEKDWQGACEKCLELLVNEGRGHTLVIHSRNEQVIREFALKKPVSRILVNTPATLGGIGATTNLFPALSLGCGAAGGGITSDNISPMNLINIRKVGYGVRRLEAITKGVQTGEAAATSGTCCSTQLESRPDLNELLKKLLEQLTRGEKI